A window of the Cannabis sativa cultivar Pink pepper isolate KNU-18-1 chromosome X, ASM2916894v1, whole genome shotgun sequence genome harbors these coding sequences:
- the LOC133032298 gene encoding uncharacterized protein LOC133032298, with amino-acid sequence MVGHFKKDYPQTPAGVFAIIQAVVAANPFGVTDQLLVNDSYFTVLFDSGVTHYIWRQELITSMPVRIENRELSVDLVQLELIVVDIILGMDFISNYSTRIDCKQKMVTFQAEGEDPFIYVGYVQGFLAVVIDPNRPETFGLKDVKVVREFLDVFFEELRGLPPRQEINFIIDLAPGVEPVSKAPYKMALA; translated from the exons ATGGTTGGACATTTTAAGAAAGACTACCCTCAAACACCTGCTGGGGTGTTTGCCATTATTCAAGCTGTTGTTGCAGCCAACCCTTTTGGGGTAACAGATCAACTTCTTGTCAATGACTCATATTTTACTGTACTGTTTGACTCTGGGGTTACACATTATATTTGGCGTCAAGA gttgATTACGTCTATGCCAGTTAGGATTGAAAATAGGGAGTTAAGTGTTGACCTAGTACAGTTGGAACTAATAGTTGTTGATATTATACTAGGGATGGATTTTATATCCAATTATTCAACCAGAATTGACTGTAAACAAAAGATGGTAACTTTCCAGGCAGAGGGTGAAGATCCATTTATTTATGTTGGATATGTTCAAG GATTTTTAGCAGTTGTCATTGACCCCaacagacctgaaacatttgggcttAAAGATGTCAAGGTTGTAAGAGAGTTTCTTGATGTATTTTTTGAAGAGTTACGAGGATTGCCACCACGGCAAGAGATAAATTTCAtaattgatctggcacctggGGTAGAACCTGTTTCTAAGGCACCATACAAGATGGCTCTAGCATAA